The Leptospirales bacterium genome includes a window with the following:
- a CDS encoding MFS transporter — MHAMAMFLYFAGLASQLASLSPHALACYGEQGSQVLAAAQIGTPLGAFFFGWLSDRLRRVRSLALGCLCLAAPLQALAFSGSASLGAAMLWTFLLRAILAGAFQLISIGALEAAGNESFGRIRSSGTIGFLFAQTLLWLLSGPFEAWLHWQSPAQFGRSGALFYIFALAPASQLAARRLGNETYYFREALRRLTDGPILYFTALAFLFFSAYQATDNYVSRYYELRHGMDAVFLSWIVAVGPEIVLLLYISRLEQNFGLRALFLMAALCGMLRFLLLAANTGQDSAPIYAAAQLLHSFHFACHYMAAIYFLRRHVPGHLYGSVAGLYGLLAQSLGGISGNLAYGQLLYSAPFVGDGNYGGFSALFLLAAASNLLLLPAYFWLQTGDGKVQDPHKN, encoded by the coding sequence ATGCACGCAATGGCGATGTTCCTGTACTTTGCCGGTCTGGCTTCGCAGTTGGCCAGTCTCTCGCCTCACGCCCTGGCCTGCTATGGCGAACAGGGCAGTCAGGTGCTCGCTGCCGCACAGATCGGCACGCCGCTGGGCGCCTTCTTCTTTGGCTGGCTCTCCGACCGATTGCGACGAGTCCGCTCGCTGGCGCTCGGCTGCCTGTGTCTGGCGGCGCCGTTGCAGGCGCTTGCCTTTTCGGGTTCAGCCTCCCTGGGCGCCGCAATGCTCTGGACCTTTTTGCTTCGCGCCATACTGGCCGGCGCCTTTCAATTGATATCCATTGGCGCTCTGGAAGCGGCGGGAAATGAAAGCTTTGGACGCATCCGTAGCAGCGGCACCATCGGCTTTCTCTTTGCGCAGACTTTGCTCTGGCTGCTCTCCGGGCCGTTTGAAGCATGGCTACACTGGCAGTCGCCAGCGCAGTTTGGCCGCTCGGGCGCTCTCTTCTATATTTTCGCGCTGGCCCCCGCTTCGCAACTGGCCGCCAGACGTCTTGGCAATGAGACCTACTACTTCCGGGAGGCGCTGCGGCGACTGACTGACGGACCGATTCTATACTTTACCGCACTGGCCTTTCTCTTCTTCAGCGCCTACCAGGCCACCGATAACTATGTAAGTCGCTACTACGAGCTGCGCCATGGAATGGATGCCGTCTTTCTGTCGTGGATCGTCGCCGTTGGTCCAGAGATTGTGCTTCTGCTCTACATCTCTCGGCTTGAACAAAACTTTGGACTGCGCGCTCTATTTCTGATGGCGGCGCTATGCGGAATGCTGCGCTTCCTGTTGCTGGCTGCCAACACCGGCCAGGATTCGGCCCCTATCTACGCCGCGGCGCAGCTGCTGCACAGCTTTCACTTTGCCTGTCACTACATGGCAGCGATCTATTTCTTGCGACGCCACGTCCCCGGTCACTTATATGGATCGGTGGCCGGTCTGTATGGCCTGCTGGCCCAGAGTCTGGGGGGCATCAGCGGAAACCTGGCATACGGACAACTACTCTATTCCGCCCCGTTTGTCGGCGACGGCAATTACGGCGGTTTTAGCGCATTGTTTTTGTTGGCGGCGGCAAGCAATCTGCTGCTTCTCCCGGCCTACTTCTGGCTGCAGACCGGGGACGGGAAGGTCCAGGATCCGCACAAAAACTGA
- a CDS encoding glucose 1-dehydrogenase encodes MSVPLISFENKTILITGASRGIGRAIAEGFGRHGATVYGTARAESSLDWMAAAGMHGRAADVSQPGAVAAVIEEIVARHGRLDCLLNNAGVASNTPSGGMKEGEMDMIINTNFKGVFRACQAYYKAQRRSGGVIINMASVLGLVGAPLAGVYCGTKGAVIQTTRALAVEWASAGFRVNAIAPGFIDTDMTEMIKKRPAVREKLLGQIPMNRMGQPEDIVGAALYLASDLSSYVTGHVLVVDGGVTAM; translated from the coding sequence ATGTCCGTTCCACTGATCTCCTTTGAAAATAAGACGATACTGATTACCGGCGCCAGCCGCGGCATTGGTCGCGCAATTGCCGAGGGCTTTGGCCGCCACGGCGCCACTGTCTATGGAACGGCGCGCGCCGAGTCTTCGCTGGATTGGATGGCGGCCGCCGGAATGCACGGCCGCGCAGCTGATGTAAGTCAGCCAGGCGCAGTCGCTGCTGTGATCGAGGAGATTGTCGCCCGCCACGGTCGCCTGGACTGCTTGTTGAACAATGCCGGAGTTGCATCCAACACTCCCTCAGGCGGAATGAAAGAGGGCGAAATGGACATGATCATCAACACCAACTTCAAGGGAGTGTTTCGCGCCTGCCAGGCCTACTACAAGGCCCAGCGACGCAGCGGCGGCGTCATTATCAATATGGCCTCGGTACTTGGCCTGGTGGGCGCCCCGCTGGCCGGCGTCTACTGTGGAACGAAGGGTGCAGTGATTCAGACGACGCGCGCCCTTGCTGTGGAGTGGGCCTCCGCCGGCTTTCGGGTCAATGCCATTGCGCCGGGCTTTATCGATACTGATATGACAGAGATGATCAAGAAGCGTCCGGCGGTGCGTGAAAAGCTGCTGGGCCAGATTCCTATGAATCGGATGGGACAGCCGGAAGACATCGTCGGCGCCGCCCTCTACCTGGCCAGCGATCTGTCCAGCTATGTTACCGGGCACGTGCTGGTCGTTGACGGCGGCGTAACTGCCATGTGA